Proteins encoded in a region of the Balneola sp. genome:
- a CDS encoding 50S ribosomal protein L5, translated as MAEARLYTFYKEEIAPKLKEEFAYENVMAIPKLQKIVLNVGSGEAIQDKKSLDTIVANMALITGQQPVTTKAKKSISNFKLREGMPIGCKVTLRGRIMYEFLDRFINLALPRTRDFQGIPDRSFDGRGNYTMGVKEHTIFPEIDTDKVTKLHGMDITFVTTAETDEESLALLKHFGMPFKRRN; from the coding sequence ATGGCAGAAGCAAGACTATATACATTTTATAAAGAAGAGATTGCTCCTAAGCTTAAGGAAGAGTTTGCCTATGAGAATGTGATGGCTATTCCTAAGCTCCAGAAGATTGTGCTTAATGTGGGATCCGGAGAAGCGATTCAAGACAAGAAATCATTAGATACTATTGTTGCAAATATGGCTCTGATTACTGGCCAACAGCCAGTAACCACTAAAGCAAAAAAATCTATCTCTAACTTTAAGTTAAGAGAAGGAATGCCAATCGGATGTAAGGTGACTCTAAGAGGTCGTATCATGTACGAATTCCTTGATAGATTCATTAACCTGGCATTACCTAGAACTCGTGACTTTCAAGGTATTCCTGACAGGAGTTTTGACGGGCGTGGTAACTACACAATGGGTGTAAAAGAGCATACCATTTTCCCTGAAATTGATACTGATAAAGTTACAAAGCTGCATGGTATGGACATTACGTTTGTAACCACTGCAGAAACTGATGAAGAGTCTTTAGCATTGCTAAAACACTTCGGAATGCCATTTAAAAGAAGAAATTAA
- a CDS encoding 50S ribosomal protein L16: MLEPKRVKRRRVHRDKLKGNSNRGHLINFGDFALKALEPKFITSRQIEACRIAIARSLQRDGQTFIRIFPDRPMTSKPAETRMGKGKGALDHWVAVVKPGRIMFEIAGVSEDRAREAMRRAAHKLPIKTKFVVRRDLNG; this comes from the coding sequence ATGTTAGAACCAAAAAGAGTAAAACGACGTCGAGTACATCGCGATAAACTTAAAGGCAATTCCAACAGAGGTCATCTCATCAATTTTGGTGATTTTGCTTTAAAGGCATTGGAGCCTAAGTTCATCACTTCTCGACAAATTGAAGCATGTCGTATCGCAATCGCACGTTCTCTTCAACGTGATGGTCAGACATTCATCAGAATTTTTCCTGACCGACCAATGACCAGTAAGCCTGCTGAAACTCGAATGGGTAAAGGTAAGGGTGCTTTGGATCACTGGGTAGCTGTGGTAAAACCAGGCCGCATCATGTTTGAAATCGCCGGAGTATCTGAAGACAGGGCTCGCGAAGCGATGAGAAGAGCTGCTCACAAACTTCCAATCAAAACTAAATTCGTCGTTCGTAGAGACCTGAACGGATAA
- a CDS encoding 50S ribosomal protein L4 yields MKLDIYKIDGTKASKKADLNDAIFAIEPNEVVMYEDVRRHMANKRQGTHSTKERSEITGSTKKLYRQKGTGNARRGSIKSPLLRKGGTVFGPKPRDYSFKLNKKVIRLARKSALSVKAANEAITIVKDFTFEAPKTKQVNTMLAAFQAEGKKVLLLTAENDKNVYLSARNIPGVMVLEANMPNTYQILNADVIMIQESAIAVLENSIESKNEEVAA; encoded by the coding sequence ATGAAATTAGATATATATAAAATAGACGGAACCAAGGCGAGCAAAAAAGCAGATCTTAATGATGCAATCTTTGCTATTGAGCCTAATGAAGTTGTTATGTACGAAGACGTTCGTCGCCATATGGCTAATAAGCGTCAGGGTACTCACAGCACAAAAGAGCGTTCAGAAATTACTGGTAGTACAAAGAAATTATATCGACAAAAAGGTACTGGTAATGCTCGCCGTGGAAGCATCAAGTCTCCTCTTCTTAGAAAAGGGGGTACTGTATTTGGTCCTAAGCCTCGTGACTACAGCTTCAAGTTAAACAAGAAAGTCATTCGTTTAGCTAGAAAATCAGCGTTATCGGTGAAAGCTGCTAATGAAGCTATTACTATTGTAAAGGACTTCACTTTTGAAGCTCCAAAAACCAAGCAAGTAAATACAATGCTTGCGGCTTTCCAGGCAGAAGGGAAAAAAGTGCTTCTACTTACTGCTGAAAATGACAAGAACGTATACTTATCAGCTAGAAACATTCCTGGTGTAATGGTATTGGAAGCAAACATGCCTAATACATATCAGATCCTGAACGCTGATGTAATTATGATCCAGGAAAGTGCGATTGCTGTTCTTGAGAACTCAATCGAATCCAAGAATGAAGAGGTAGCAGCATGA
- a CDS encoding 50S ribosomal protein L14 has protein sequence MVQTQTILNTADNSGAKKIMCIKVLGDSRRRYARVGDIISASVKTALPGGNVKKGDVVKAVIVRTKKEFRRKDGSYIRFDENAAVVINKDQEPVGTRIFGPVARELREKSYMKIVSLAPEVL, from the coding sequence ATGGTTCAAACTCAAACAATTTTAAACACAGCTGACAACAGCGGAGCAAAAAAAATCATGTGTATCAAAGTTCTTGGTGATTCAAGAAGAAGATATGCCAGAGTAGGTGATATAATTTCTGCTTCAGTGAAAACTGCACTCCCGGGTGGTAATGTTAAAAAGGGTGATGTTGTTAAAGCTGTTATAGTGAGAACGAAAAAAGAATTCAGGCGAAAAGACGGAAGCTATATCCGTTTTGATGAAAACGCCGCAGTAGTTATTAACAAAGATCAGGAACCGGTAGGAACACGTATTTTTGGACCTGTAGCTCGCGAACTTCGTGAGAAGAGTTACATGAAGATTGTGTCCCTAGCTCCGGAAGTACTTTAA
- a CDS encoding 50S ribosomal protein L6, translating into MSRIGKLPVALPDKVELSISADNIITVKGDKGENSLQVHPNITVEKSENTIVVKRSSEQKSDRALHGLYRSLINNMVVGVTEGYTKKLEIIGVGFRAAMSGDVLELNLGYSHPIFFVPPQGIKIEVDTKSSKNPILIISGIDKELVGQVSAKIRSFRKPEPYKGKGIRYVGEQIRRKAGKSAAK; encoded by the coding sequence ATGTCTCGTATAGGAAAATTACCCGTTGCCCTTCCCGATAAAGTTGAACTAAGCATTAGCGCTGACAACATTATCACTGTAAAAGGGGATAAAGGCGAAAACAGTCTTCAGGTTCATCCAAATATCACTGTTGAAAAAAGTGAAAACACTATAGTTGTAAAGAGAAGCTCTGAGCAAAAATCAGATCGTGCACTTCACGGTCTTTACCGTTCTCTTATCAATAATATGGTAGTTGGAGTTACCGAAGGGTACACTAAAAAACTAGAAATCATTGGCGTGGGTTTCAGAGCTGCTATGAGCGGTGATGTACTTGAACTAAACCTTGGTTATTCTCACCCGATCTTCTTCGTACCGCCTCAAGGGATTAAAATTGAAGTAGATACCAAATCCAGCAAAAACCCAATTCTTATCATTTCAGGTATCGATAAGGAGTTGGTTGGTCAGGTTTCTGCAAAGATTCGCTCATTCCGTAAGCCTGAACCATATAAAGGAAAAGGTATCCGGTATGTTGGTGAGCAGATTAGACGTAAAGCAGGTAAATCAGCGGCTAAATAA
- a CDS encoding 50S ribosomal protein L18: MNKNQKKTERRNKIRARIRATVKGTAERPRLSVYKSNKFTYLQLIDDAAGVTLASNKAEAGVEKAKQAGTELAKAAQDKGINTIVFDRGGYQYHGIIKAAAEGAREGGLDF; this comes from the coding sequence ATGAATAAGAATCAGAAAAAAACTGAACGCAGGAATAAAATCAGAGCTCGGATCCGTGCTACTGTAAAAGGTACTGCTGAAAGGCCACGGTTAAGCGTTTACAAAAGTAACAAGTTTACTTACCTGCAACTAATTGATGATGCAGCTGGAGTTACTCTTGCATCAAACAAAGCTGAAGCTGGTGTTGAAAAAGCAAAACAGGCTGGAACTGAACTGGCAAAAGCAGCTCAAGACAAAGGTATTAACACTATCGTATTTGATAGAGGCGGATACCAATATCATGGAATTATCAAAGCGGCTGCCGAAGGTGCCCGTGAAGGTGGATTAGACTTTTAA
- a CDS encoding 30S ribosomal protein S10, with the protein MATQQKIRIKLKSYDHNLIDKSAEKIIQTVKSTGAVVSGPIPLPTRKSIITVNKSVFVDKKSREQFEYRAHKRLIDILSTGSQTVDALMKLELPSGVDVEIKV; encoded by the coding sequence GTGGCAACACAACAAAAAATCAGAATCAAGCTAAAGTCATACGATCATAATTTGATTGACAAATCAGCTGAGAAGATTATTCAGACTGTAAAATCAACTGGTGCTGTGGTTTCTGGTCCAATTCCATTACCAACAAGAAAAAGCATTATCACTGTAAATAAATCGGTGTTTGTTGATAAGAAGTCTCGTGAGCAGTTCGAATACAGAGCTCACAAAAGACTTATTGATATTCTGTCTACTGGTTCACAAACCGTAGATGCTCTAATGAAGCTGGAATTACCTTCTGGCGTTGACGTAGAAATTAAAGTTTAA
- the tuf gene encoding elongation factor Tu, with protein sequence MAKETFQRTKPHVNVGTIGHVDHGKTTLTAAITTVMAKTYGGEAQAFDQIDNAPEERERGITIATAHVEYESEARHYAHVDCPGHADYVKNMVTGAAQMDGAILVVAATDGPMPQTREHILLARQVGVPQIVVFMNKVDLVDDEELLELVELEVRELLSSYEFDGDDIPVIQGSALGALNGEAQWEEKIVELIQAVDTTIPTPERDVDKPFLMPVEDVFSITGRGTVATGRIERGILKLNDEIEIVGIVEEPLKSVVTGIEMFRRLLDQGQAGDNAGILLRGIAKEDIQRGMVLCKPGSITPHKKFECEVYVLSKDEGGRHTPFFKGYRPQFYFRTTDVTGACELPSGVEMVMPGDNVKLSVELIQPVAMEEGLRFAIREGGRTVGAGVVTKILD encoded by the coding sequence ATGGCAAAAGAGACCTTTCAACGCACCAAGCCCCACGTGAATGTGGGCACCATTGGTCACGTAGATCACGGCAAGACGACCTTGACGGCGGCGATCACGACGGTAATGGCGAAGACTTATGGGGGAGAAGCCCAGGCCTTCGATCAGATTGACAACGCTCCGGAGGAAAGAGAGCGTGGGATTACCATTGCGACGGCGCACGTGGAGTATGAGTCTGAAGCACGTCACTACGCGCACGTAGACTGCCCGGGCCACGCCGACTATGTGAAGAACATGGTAACGGGTGCGGCTCAGATGGACGGTGCTATTTTAGTAGTAGCGGCTACCGATGGCCCGATGCCACAGACCCGCGAGCACATCTTGTTGGCTCGTCAGGTAGGGGTGCCTCAAATCGTAGTGTTCATGAACAAGGTAGACTTGGTGGACGACGAGGAGCTGCTTGAGTTGGTAGAACTGGAAGTACGTGAGCTGCTATCTAGCTATGAGTTTGATGGCGATGATATTCCTGTGATCCAGGGATCTGCGTTAGGTGCTCTTAACGGCGAAGCGCAGTGGGAAGAGAAGATTGTGGAGCTTATCCAGGCAGTGGATACCACCATCCCTACTCCAGAGCGTGATGTAGACAAGCCATTCCTAATGCCAGTAGAAGACGTGTTCTCAATCACTGGTCGTGGAACTGTGGCAACAGGCCGTATTGAGCGTGGAATCTTGAAGCTTAACGACGAGATCGAGATTGTAGGGATCGTTGAAGAGCCGTTAAAGAGTGTAGTGACTGGTATTGAGATGTTCCGTAGACTGCTTGACCAGGGTCAGGCGGGCGACAACGCGGGGATCCTGCTTCGAGGTATTGCCAAGGAAGACATCCAGCGTGGAATGGTGCTTTGTAAGCCAGGCTCAATTACTCCCCACAAGAAGTTTGAGTGTGAGGTGTACGTGTTGAGCAAAGACGAAGGTGGGCGTCACACGCCGTTCTTCAAGGGCTACCGTCCACAGTTTTATTTCCGTACCACGGATGTAACGGGAGCATGTGAGCTGCCGAGTGGCGTGGAGATGGTGATGCCTGGCGACAATGTGAAGTTGTCGGTAGAATTGATTCAGCCGGTGGCGATGGAAGAAGGGCTACGTTTTGCGATCCGTGAGGGTGGGCGAACCGTAGGAGCCGGTGTGGTAACTAAAATCTTAGATTAA
- a CDS encoding 30S ribosomal protein S14 yields the protein MAKKSWIARNEKRKRTVEKFAEKRAALKEAGDYEALQKLPRNASPTRVRNRCSITGRSRGYIGRYGISRIKFRELASDGKIPGVRKASW from the coding sequence ATGGCTAAAAAATCCTGGATAGCAAGAAACGAGAAAAGAAAAAGAACAGTAGAGAAATTCGCTGAAAAGCGGGCTGCTTTAAAAGAGGCTGGTGATTATGAAGCCTTACAAAAGCTCCCTAGAAATGCGAGCCCTACTCGTGTAAGAAACCGGTGCAGTATTACTGGCCGTAGTAGAGGATACATTGGGAGATATGGTATTTCTCGAATCAAGTTCCGTGAATTAGCTTCGGATGGAAAAATCCCTGGCGTAAGAAAAGCAAGTTGGTAA
- a CDS encoding 30S ribosomal protein S8: protein MNDPIADFLTRIRNAQTAGHRKVDVPASKLKRAMAKILVDKGYISKFIDIEDGKQGVIRMFLKYDSYGLPVIRDLTRFSKPGLRKYSGAAEVPRAQNGLGVVILSTSKGVMTDKEARKLNVGGEVLCTVY, encoded by the coding sequence ATGAACGATCCGATAGCAGATTTTTTAACTCGAATTAGAAATGCGCAAACTGCAGGCCACAGAAAAGTGGATGTTCCTGCATCTAAATTAAAGCGCGCAATGGCTAAGATCCTTGTAGATAAAGGATACATCTCTAAGTTCATCGATATTGAAGATGGTAAGCAAGGCGTAATCAGGATGTTCCTGAAATATGATTCGTATGGTTTACCTGTAATCCGTGACCTTACAAGATTTTCTAAGCCTGGATTAAGAAAGTATAGCGGAGCGGCTGAAGTGCCACGCGCTCAAAACGGCCTTGGAGTGGTAATTCTATCTACTTCGAAAGGTGTAATGACTGATAAAGAAGCTCGCAAACTTAATGTTGGCGGCGAAGTACTTTGTACCGTTTATTAA
- a CDS encoding 30S ribosomal protein S17: MAENAQNIERAQRRERTGRVVSDKMEKSITIAVDRQVKHPIYGKFITKTTKYMAHDENNEAGIGDTVRIMSTRPLSKRKSWRLVEIVEKAK, from the coding sequence ATGGCAGAAAACGCACAGAATATTGAAAGAGCACAACGCCGTGAAAGAACCGGCCGGGTAGTAAGCGATAAGATGGAGAAAAGTATCACCATCGCTGTTGATCGTCAGGTGAAGCACCCTATTTATGGGAAATTCATCACAAAAACTACCAAGTACATGGCTCACGACGAAAACAACGAAGCAGGTATCGGTGATACTGTTCGAATCATGTCAACCCGCCCGCTTTCCAAAAGAAAGTCTTGGAGATTGGTTGAAATCGTTGAAAAAGCTAAATAA
- a CDS encoding 50S ribosomal protein L29, with amino-acid sequence MKAHELRDLSTTELETRVKDEQSALQNLRFSKSVTGQLENPARIKSHRREIARLKTILNEKRSAE; translated from the coding sequence ATGAAAGCACACGAATTAAGAGATTTATCAACTACAGAATTAGAAACCAGAGTAAAGGATGAGCAGTCTGCTCTTCAAAATCTTCGTTTTTCTAAATCTGTTACCGGGCAGCTCGAAAACCCTGCTCGTATTAAAAGTCACAGACGTGAGATTGCACGTTTGAAAACCATTTTGAACGAAAAAAGAAGTGCTGAGTAA
- a CDS encoding 30S ribosomal protein S3, translated as MGQKTNPIGFRLGIIRGWDSNWYSEDNQPALVLEDTKLREYLQTRLRNGGLSNVVIERTPKRILLTLRTSRPGVIIGKGGEQIELLREELKKITSKEVQINVSEIKRPELDASLVAQNIAQQLQARVSFRRAMKTAIASAMRMGAKGIKVSCAGRLGGAEMARTEQYKEGQIPLHTLRADIDYSVATSNTIYGAIGVSVWIYKGEIIGDVDLTPGAQSKQEADSSRGRRGGDKGDRRNNRRRRNRNRANNNNG; from the coding sequence TTGGGACAAAAAACAAATCCAATTGGTTTTAGACTAGGAATTATTCGCGGTTGGGATTCTAACTGGTACTCAGAAGACAACCAGCCTGCATTAGTGCTTGAAGACACTAAGCTTCGCGAATATCTACAAACCCGTTTAAGAAACGGTGGGCTTTCGAACGTAGTGATCGAGCGTACCCCGAAGAGAATCCTTCTTACTCTTAGAACAAGCCGTCCTGGTGTAATTATCGGGAAAGGTGGTGAGCAGATCGAATTACTCCGCGAAGAGTTAAAGAAAATCACAAGCAAAGAAGTACAAATTAATGTGAGTGAAATTAAGAGACCTGAGCTTGATGCAAGTTTGGTTGCTCAAAATATTGCTCAGCAACTTCAAGCTCGTGTTTCCTTTAGAAGAGCAATGAAAACCGCCATTGCTTCTGCCATGAGAATGGGAGCAAAAGGAATTAAAGTTTCATGCGCTGGTCGTCTTGGCGGTGCTGAGATGGCGAGAACAGAACAATACAAAGAAGGCCAGATTCCCCTTCATACACTTAGAGCAGATATTGATTATTCAGTTGCTACTTCTAATACCATTTATGGAGCTATTGGAGTAAGTGTTTGGATCTACAAAGGAGAGATTATTGGAGATGTTGACTTGACTCCTGGAGCTCAAAGTAAACAAGAAGCTGATTCTTCTCGAGGTAGAAGAGGCGGCGACAAAGGCGATCGCAGAAATAACAGACGCCGACGAAACAGAAACCGTGCGAACAATAACAACGGATAG
- a CDS encoding 50S ribosomal protein L3 — protein sequence MRGLIGKKVGMTSVFDEIGRSIPVTVVEVPTAVITQIKTEEKDGYNAVQVSSFERKEKNISKAVKGHLAKAGTSGKAVVKEFRDYLPEGLVEGNELKVEDVFSVGDIVDVAGTSKGRGFSGVIKRHNFSGVGDETHGQHNRLRAPGSIGGASDPARVFKGMRMAGQHGNTRVKVKNLSVAKILPESSLILVTGSIPGPKGSYVEILNKSAEA from the coding sequence ATGCGTGGTTTGATTGGAAAAAAAGTTGGGATGACAAGTGTCTTCGACGAAATCGGTCGCAGTATTCCTGTAACTGTTGTTGAAGTTCCAACCGCTGTTATTACCCAAATCAAAACAGAAGAAAAGGATGGCTACAATGCTGTTCAGGTTTCTAGTTTTGAACGAAAAGAAAAAAATATTTCAAAAGCTGTAAAAGGCCACCTTGCTAAAGCAGGAACTTCAGGAAAAGCGGTAGTAAAAGAATTCCGTGATTACCTACCAGAAGGACTTGTAGAAGGTAATGAGCTTAAGGTTGAAGACGTGTTTTCTGTAGGAGACATCGTTGATGTGGCCGGTACTTCAAAAGGTCGTGGATTCTCTGGGGTAATCAAGCGCCATAACTTTAGCGGAGTTGGGGATGAGACTCATGGTCAGCATAACCGACTAAGAGCTCCTGGTTCTATTGGTGGTGCTTCTGACCCTGCACGTGTATTCAAAGGAATGCGAATGGCAGGTCAACATGGTAATACTCGTGTGAAAGTAAAGAACCTGAGTGTTGCTAAGATTCTTCCAGAATCAAGCCTCATACTAGTTACAGGAAGTATTCCTGGTCCTAAAGGCAGCTACGTTGAAATCCTCAACAAATCAGCTGAGGCGTAA
- a CDS encoding 50S ribosomal protein L2 has translation MATRKLKPITPGTRHRIAPVFDDVTTDKPVKSLTVGIGKSGGRNHHGRKTSRHRGGGHKRRYRVIDFKRNKFDIPAKVQTIEYDPNRTARIALLAYADGEKRYIIAPNGLKVGDTVISGSKVSPDLGNALELRHMPPGTFIHNIELEPGRGAILCRSAGTVAQLLGKQEKYVSVKLPSGEVRLILGRCIATVGTTSNPDHMNTTIGKAGRSRWLGRRPQTRGVAMNPVDHPMGGGEGKASGGHPRSPWGQMAKGKKTRDRKKLSNKYIIRRRNAKK, from the coding sequence ATGGCAACAAGGAAATTAAAACCTATTACTCCCGGTACCCGACACAGAATAGCTCCTGTGTTTGATGACGTTACTACTGATAAGCCGGTAAAATCTCTTACCGTTGGTATTGGTAAATCAGGTGGTCGTAACCATCACGGACGTAAAACTTCTCGTCATAGAGGAGGAGGACACAAGCGCCGTTACAGGGTAATCGATTTCAAAAGAAACAAATTTGATATCCCGGCTAAAGTTCAAACAATTGAGTACGATCCAAACCGTACTGCAAGAATTGCTCTTTTAGCTTATGCGGATGGTGAGAAAAGATACATTATCGCTCCTAATGGATTAAAAGTTGGTGATACTGTGATCTCTGGTTCGAAGGTATCTCCGGATTTAGGGAATGCTCTTGAATTAAGACATATGCCTCCTGGTACATTCATTCATAATATTGAGCTTGAACCAGGTCGTGGAGCGATTCTTTGCCGAAGCGCTGGGACTGTAGCTCAGTTGTTAGGTAAGCAAGAAAAGTATGTAAGTGTAAAGCTTCCATCTGGTGAAGTGAGATTAATCCTGGGACGTTGCATTGCAACTGTTGGTACTACCAGCAATCCGGATCATATGAACACTACCATTGGTAAGGCAGGAAGAAGCCGTTGGTTAGGTCGTCGTCCACAAACTCGTGGTGTTGCGATGAATCCGGTAGATCACCCAATGGGTGGTGGTGAAGGTAAAGCTTCTGGTGGACATCCACGTTCTCCATGGGGTCAAATGGCTAAAGGTAAAAAGACCCGAGACCGTAAGAAGCTATCGAATAAATACATCATCAGAAGAAGAAACGCTAAGAAATAA
- a CDS encoding 50S ribosomal protein L23, with protein MSILIRPVITEKLSRLSETENKFTFEVAKKATKPEIKEAIESHYPGVKVAKVNTLIMPSKPKGRYTRSGFQAGRTATWKKAIVTIKEGEIDFFSEI; from the coding sequence ATGAGCATTTTAATCAGACCTGTTATTACTGAAAAATTGAGCCGTCTTTCTGAGACGGAAAATAAGTTCACTTTTGAAGTAGCAAAAAAAGCTACCAAGCCGGAAATCAAAGAGGCTATCGAGTCTCACTACCCTGGCGTTAAAGTAGCTAAAGTGAACACATTGATCATGCCTTCCAAGCCTAAAGGAAGATATACTCGTAGTGGTTTCCAGGCAGGTAGAACTGCTACATGGAAGAAGGCGATTGTGACAATTAAAGAAGGTGAAATCGATTTCTTTAGCGAAATCTAA
- a CDS encoding 50S ribosomal protein L22 — MDTPVFEARAIQRHLRRAPRKVRLVADAVRGAQVDKALKRLEFTKKGSAAEVAKVIKSAAANLRDKFQEERFDDEDLYIKTIYVNEGVTLKRIQPAPQGRAHRINKRSCHITVVVAKREVEMAND, encoded by the coding sequence ATGGATACTCCAGTATTTGAGGCAAGAGCCATACAACGACATTTAAGAAGAGCCCCTCGTAAAGTGAGGTTAGTAGCCGATGCTGTACGTGGTGCTCAGGTGGATAAAGCTTTGAAAAGGCTTGAATTCACTAAAAAAGGTTCAGCAGCTGAGGTAGCAAAAGTAATTAAGTCGGCTGCAGCAAACCTGAGAGATAAATTTCAGGAAGAGCGTTTTGATGATGAAGATTTATACATCAAAACCATCTATGTAAATGAAGGCGTAACCCTTAAGAGAATTCAACCTGCACCGCAGGGAAGGGCTCACCGCATAAACAAGCGTTCTTGCCATATCACTGTGGTGGTTGCAAAACGTGAAGTAGAAATGGCAAACGATTAA
- a CDS encoding 50S ribosomal protein L24: protein MPRRFNTQRKLHVKKGDTVALTKAITSSKGQPSRDKGYQARVLMVFPDQERVLVEGVNIRTHHEKPSQENQQGGRIHKEAPIHISNVMVVDPSTGEPSRIGRKRLEENGKGRWVRYAKTSGEIIDK from the coding sequence ATGCCACGCAGGTTCAATACACAACGAAAATTACACGTTAAAAAAGGCGATACAGTTGCCCTAACTAAGGCGATTACCAGCTCAAAAGGTCAACCTTCTCGTGATAAGGGTTACCAGGCAAGAGTATTAATGGTTTTCCCGGATCAGGAAAGGGTACTTGTTGAAGGTGTTAACATCAGAACACACCACGAAAAGCCTTCTCAAGAAAATCAACAAGGTGGAAGAATCCATAAAGAAGCCCCTATTCACATTTCAAATGTGATGGTAGTGGATCCTTCAACTGGAGAGCCATCAAGAATTGGTCGCAAGCGACTTGAAGAAAACGGTAAAGGCCGTTGGGTTCGCTATGCAAAGACCAGTGGTGAAATCATAGACAAATAA
- a CDS encoding 30S ribosomal protein S19 — protein sequence MPRSLKKGPFVHYKLQRKIDEANESGSKKVIKTWSRSSLITPDFIGLTLAVHNGKQFIPVFVTENMVGHKLGEFAPTRTFRGHPMKKAK from the coding sequence ATGCCACGCTCATTAAAAAAAGGGCCTTTTGTTCATTACAAGCTTCAACGAAAAATTGATGAGGCTAATGAAAGCGGAAGCAAAAAAGTGATCAAAACCTGGTCTAGAAGTTCCCTGATAACTCCTGATTTTATCGGGCTAACACTAGCTGTACATAACGGCAAGCAGTTCATTCCGGTATTTGTAACAGAAAACATGGTAGGTCACAAACTTGGTGAATTTGCACCAACTCGAACTTTCCGTGGGCATCCAATGAAAAAAGCTAAATAA
- a CDS encoding 50S ribosomal protein L15 — MDLTNLKAPAPNKKNSKRVGRGEGSGKGQESGRGMNGQKSRSGYSRRAWFEGGQMPLQRRIPKFGFKNPNRVEYRPINLRTISEYIEAGKLEATITIVDLVGAGLAHNKDLVKVLGTGEFKDKIEIEVHAASKAAIEKVEKAGGTVTIIK; from the coding sequence ATGGATTTAACTAATTTAAAAGCACCGGCTCCAAATAAGAAAAACTCGAAAAGAGTTGGGCGTGGTGAAGGTTCTGGTAAAGGACAGGAATCAGGTCGTGGTATGAATGGTCAAAAGTCCAGATCAGGTTATTCAAGAAGAGCCTGGTTCGAAGGTGGTCAGATGCCCCTACAACGACGTATTCCAAAATTCGGTTTTAAGAATCCGAACCGTGTTGAATACCGACCTATTAATCTTAGAACAATCAGCGAGTATATTGAAGCAGGGAAGCTTGAAGCTACTATTACTATAGTTGATTTAGTTGGAGCTGGTTTAGCTCATAACAAGGATCTTGTAAAAGTTCTTGGAACCGGAGAGTTCAAGGACAAAATCGAAATTGAAGTACATGCTGCCAGCAAAGCTGCTATTGAAAAAGTAGAAAAAGCAGGCGGAACCGTAACCATCATTAAATAA
- a CDS encoding 30S ribosomal protein S5: MPKVRRKQSIPAANLNLEEKLVHVNRVAKVVKGGRRFSFNAIVVVGDGNGVVGHGLGKANEVSDAIQKGFDNAKKNLIRIPLTASKSIYHPVVGKAGAGKVLLRPASEGTGVIAGGAVKNLLDVAGVHNILSKSQGSSNPHNMVKAAFQALKELTDPVEVAQRRGVSLNKVFEG, encoded by the coding sequence ATGCCTAAAGTAAGAAGAAAACAATCTATCCCAGCAGCAAACCTAAATTTAGAGGAGAAGCTGGTTCACGTTAACCGTGTAGCAAAAGTAGTAAAAGGTGGTCGTCGATTTAGCTTTAATGCCATTGTTGTAGTAGGAGATGGTAATGGAGTTGTAGGTCATGGTCTTGGTAAAGCGAACGAGGTTTCTGACGCTATCCAAAAAGGCTTTGACAACGCAAAAAAGAATTTGATCAGAATTCCACTTACTGCAAGTAAAAGCATCTACCATCCTGTGGTTGGAAAAGCAGGAGCAGGAAAAGTATTATTACGTCCGGCATCAGAAGGTACTGGTGTAATTGCTGGTGGTGCCGTAAAAAACTTGCTCGATGTAGCTGGTGTTCACAATATTCTTTCAAAGTCTCAAGGTTCTTCTAACCCTCATAACATGGTGAAGGCTGCATTTCAGGCATTAAAAGAATTAACTGACCCTGTAGAAGTAGCGCAGAGAAGAGGCGTTTCTCTTAATAAAGTATTCGAAGGTTAA